attttgatgtaaacacaAACTATGTGTCTGTGTGATTTGTTATCTAGAAGAcatcaataaatatatatatggCAAGAATACGTGTTTTTTTAAAAGGAAAGGAATATATGTCATCTTAGTACGGGTATATGTTCTCGAGGAGTACCAATTTTTTCAAGCGCGCTATTTCATCATTTGAGCAGAACACGCAACGCTTAAGTAACATTGATCATCATTAGACATTGGTCTTCTTTCGTGCGGCTTAGCAGGGAATCAATGAGAAGGGCCCTGGGACCTCGGCCCGGAAACGAAAACTACTAGGCCCCTTCGACAGGCCCATGATTTGTCTAAGCCTTTTGGCTGCTGTCTCCCACTATAGCCCACCAACCACTGAACCACAAGATGATATTTCCTTTCCGTCGCCTCTTCTTATATATGGCCAAATAGGCCAGGAATGATGGGCCGGCATGGGTCTGACCCGAAAAAGCACGACACTAGTACGGCCCGAGCACGATGTCCATAGTGCTAGGGCCGGCACGGGCATGATCTAGGGCCGTGTCTGGGCTGCATGTCCAGCCCGCAGTGCCGGTACGGGCACGGCACGGATAATGGACTGACACGATGGTGACCCGATTATTCTCGATCGTTGGATTGAATGATAGCAGTTTTGACCGTTGGATTAAATTTGACCTATGTATAAAAGCAAGTCCCTCCTATTCTCTCTCGTTCTCTCTCTTCCAGGCCAGCCACCATTTCTTTCAATCGAGTAGTCTGAGTCCCGGCCGCAAACCTGTGTGAGCTGTGACTGTGAGTCTGTGACTGCAAGTCAACGGCTATCGTCTGAGCATCCATCAGGAGATTGGTGTCTGCAGATCTGCAGTTGCCAGGGCTAGCTAGATTAAGCTTAAGCTTACCATGGAGGTGAAGAGCAGGGATGGCGGCCGCGAGCAGACAGGATCCAGCTCATCCTCAGGTACCATTGTCTCAACCACCTACTGCTGCACATCTAGCGGTAGCGGCTCTCCTCTGTCCTCTAGCTCTATGGACGCCGCCGCAAGACACCTTAGCTTGGGGCTCCGCAATGAAGACGGCAACGTTTCTTGGGGAGAAACTCAGGAGGCGAAGATGCAGCACATCAGAAGCCTGGTCCAGGAATTCGTCGCTGCGTCGTCATCGGTGAATTGCAGCGTCAGAGGCGGCGACATGGGTGCCCCTGTCGTGGAGAGGTGGCTCACGGAGTTGGGCGTCGGCTGGGTTCTCCACCTCCCTAGCAGTGCATCTGCATGTGAACTGGAGCATACGTCTGATGTTGCAAGGACCAACTGGATCCGGGCCCTCAGAGAAATCGTGGACACCGTTGGTCTCACGGAGTCCCTATTTCCGGATCACGGCCTCGTGGACCTGGACATGGACATGCCTAGTATTTTTGAGGAACAACAACAAGAAGGAGAATTATTTCCGGATCACGGCCTCGTGGACCTGGACCTGGACATGCCTAGTATTTTTgaggaacaagaagaagaagaagaaggaggagaaggagaagaagaggctgAGGCTGTGAGTTCAGTTCCGGATGGTCAATTCCAGTTTGCACGGTTTATCCAAGAAACCATGTTGAAAATGCTCTCTTTTGTTGACGTCATAGTTGCTATGGCTATAGATCCCAATGGCAATAATGGGGTCTCGGCACTATACCAGATGCTGAATGTCCTGCTGCCTGTGCGCGGTGCTCTGTCCGAAGCCTTATCTGAGATGGGAGAGGTGTCATTCCTCCCGGCACCGCCCTCTTGGGAAGTTGAAAGGTTGTTGCGTGCAAAGAATGGCAATGCACGCGATGCCATATGGAGCACAATGGAGCGGATTAGGACTCTTATCTTGTTGGAGGGCATTCAAACTCCACATGGAACATCGGACATTCACAAGACGACCCGGTCAGTAATGGGCTATATCAACTTCCTGCTGAATAACTACTCGACATTGCATCCAATTGTATCTGAAACAGCTGGTCTTGTTAAGCGAGTACATCAGAATGGAGGCCATCAACATTTGGACAGCATGGCCATGGAGATCACGTCCTGTCTAGAAGAAGAGCTTGCCAACATTTCAGAATCATTTCCAGACCAAGGTCTCAGGTTCTTATTCTTGCTCAACAACTCAGATTTAATGCGGGAGAGGCTCCaggacaacagtttgaactcttCTATCCAAGCCCGTGTGGCAGCCCTCTTATCTAAAGTCGAGCGCTACATGGAGAGGTATCTACAAGTGTCTTGGGCACCGTTGTTGACGTGCTTGTTCGATCCTACACCTCTTTGCTTGTTCGGTTACTCACTGGCCCTCCCCAAGTTCGAGTCTGAACTTCAGAAGACGTACACCACTCAAAAGTCGTGGAAGGTCCCAGATCCTGAGCTGAGGACAAGACTTCGCACAGCTATCATCGACAAAATCATTCCGGTCTACACAAAATACGTAGAGGATAACAAAAGTACCAACCCAAAAATCAGTCCCCAGGAGCTGGAAGAGATGCTGCAAGAGCTATTCGAAGGATGACGCAGAGTGCACCAATAAGGACAGGTCATTGTAGCTTAATTTCCATCTGTGTTGCTTTGGAAGAATGAAATGATGTTGCTTCAAATGACTTTGGCATGTTCGGCTTATCAGctaaaatctacagtatttttctctcacacaaaacaGTTTCAGCCGATTTATCAGTCGACTTTAATACCTGTTGTAATTTTTTCTTTCGTTCTTGAAATAAATATGGAACAGTACATAGCTGTCTGTACCTTCTGCCATTGTAGGTTTGTACTTCAAATTAAATCTTGGTGGTGAGGATCAATGATATTTATACGTTCTCTTTCAAATCAAATTAAATAATTGTGATGGAGGCATGGAGCCCCCCGACCCGCTGCTCTCCTTCaattcctcgtcctcctcactcCGGAACCCAAATCGCCCAGATCCGCCTCATCCGCCATCGCTCCTCACCACCAAGCACCAGATCCGCACTCCCCACCACCTGATCTACGTCTTGATGGGTCACAGTCTGCTACGCATTCAAGTTCcatcggcctcgatgaccccgaAGCAAACCAGCGACCGCCGGCATCAGCATCCCAGGGGGCGCCCCAAGAGCTCAATCCTATTCCAGCAAGTCCAACGGAGGTCAACCATGAGCTGCAGGAGAGAGCATGGGCGCTGCTCCCGGATTTGGCAAGAGATTTGAGCAAGCTCAAAGACCAGCGGCCGTGCTCCGATGCGGAGGTGTGTAGGGGCGCCTTCAATCCCCTACCTGCCCACGCCTGCAATCAGCCTGAGGACGCCGATGCCTGCAATAATTCTAAGGATACGAGCGTTCAAGCCAAGGATATGGATCACCAGAAACAGACGGACATTGAAGGCCATCTCCTCCGCTCCAGGATTCCGGCGAACGAAAAGGGGAAAGCAGTGCAGGGCGCAAGGAGCATTCATGTCGGTCAGGCTACTTCGAGAAAACGGCTACTGTAGGACGTGAAACGACGGGCTTCGTTAGTCCATCGTTGATTTCGCTAAAACGATATTTGAAACGTTGTTATTTTATTTTACGTGACATTTATTGTTTTTAATAACTTTTCTTATtttaaatacatgtattttgttATGGAATGACTGTATTGCCCTTCAGTCATATTCACGTAAAAGTGGGTAGGTAGGTGTGTGGGTTGGCAGGCTACCTGGCTGCCGCCGCTGCCTGGCCTGCCTGCTTGGGAGGcttgccaccgccgccgtcgcctgGGCAGGCTGGCTGGCACGCTTGTCGCCGCCGTCGGGGTATGTCACATATTATTAAAATCCACAAAAATACAGtaaaaattctcagaaaattagaGTAAAATTCTGGGCATATAACACAATATTAAGTACACATGAATTCATCTCACATCATAATATTGTTCCAAACAAGATTCAAGTCATATCAAATAAATCATGAGTTTACATCTCATCAAAGCTAAAATAATTCATCCAATGTATAGCTTTCTCTTCGGAGTCATCTTTTTTTGTGCTGCCGCTGTAGGTATCCTCACGGGACAAGTGTTGTCGGTTTGTGAAGATGTGCCCTCTCTTAATAATATCGCAAGCTTGTTGCACATAAATACAATACCACAATTAGATGTATGGAAAGAATTAGTGTACGATAAATATGTTAATATTCCTTACTTTCTTGTGACCCTACCTGTACTATCCCGTATGATTTCTTCTCTAGTCGACCTCCGTGGGGTGTTAGGTTCTGCTGACGCAACTTTTGTAACATTCTTCCTAGGTTGCCTACGCTTCCTACAAGTAATCAAATAAATTAATATTGACATTTACATTCAAGTTTCTAGATAAAGAAAATTAGTTCATACCTCTTTTTTGCGGTCCCATTGAGTGGGCACTTGGCACTAGCTTGCCTATGACCCTTTTCTCCGTATTTTTTGCAAGTCATAGGTCCTCTGatcattttcttttccttttcatttGTTGGAGCTACATCGTTATCACATCCTTTCTCACCTTCACCATCGTTGGTAAATTCATCATCTTTGGAACCTTTCTTCCTGTGTCCACCTTCCATCCATCCCTCCATTCTTAGTTTCCTTCGTCATCAACAGGTAGTTTAGCAAGAGGTGCACCAACTAAAAATGGTAGGTCAACTTGTGGCCATTGTGTTTTATCTGTCATCGGCTCAATCTCTCTTCCATAAGCAACCCTTAATCTATTGACCGAGTAATAGTCATGCACAAACTGTTCTAGGTCAACTCCCCGATGGTGGGTTACATAGGGCAATACATGTTGACATGGCTTACTAGTGTGCTGCCATTCAAGACAAGTACAGGTCCTTTGGTGTAACTTGATAATATGCCTCAGCAAAATTATCAACAATATTACTAGTTATGTAGTCACACTTAATTTCTGGATTGAAACCACACCTATACCATAATAACTTATGATTGGTTTGTAACCATTTCACTGCTTGTGCGGATTCAATTACCATTTTTGCTATATTGTCATAGAATATGTCCTCTCTGTAAGCCCTTGCCGCAGGGTATATCTAGCCAAACTCTCTAAATCTCTTCTTGAAATTTTTGACAAGATGATAAAAGCATTCTCTTTGCTCTGCATTTGGGAATACATTTTTCACTGTATTCTCCAAGCCCTTGCAAGCATCAGAACAAACAGCAAGCAGTGGAGGATCACCTATTGCCTTCTTTAATTGTTCGATGAACCAAGTTCGGTTGTCTATGTTTTCAGAAGCTATGAAGTCATAAGCGAGTGGATACATCCAATTGTGACCATCAACTGTTACAGCTATGGCCAAGTGACCATTCCACCTTCCATTAAGTGTTGTAGCATCTATGCTCAAATGAGACCTACAACCTTCTAAAAACCATCAATGCATGGTTTAAGAGCACACAAAAAACTGTGGAAATATGTTTGACCATCCACCTCAAGTATCTCAATCTCAACGACACTCCCGGGGCACCACTTCATTACCTCAGCCTTCCACTTAAATAACAGCTCAAAACTCTCTTCCCATTTGCCATAAACCTCTTCAAGAGCTCTTTGTTTACCCCACCATACAGTGTCATATGCAATTTAACACTTGTGACTTGTCTCCAACTTCTTTTGCAATTCCTTAGCACCAATATTTGGATCAGCTCTAACGATACTCACAGCCTTGCTAGCTACCCACTTGCAACTTGGAGTTGTAGTTATCTGTCTCATGCTAGACACACACTCGTGCTTATCGACTAAGACGGTTACCTACAAAACAAAAAATCAATGAGATTGATATTAATTTACATAACAAGTAGAATtaatgaaataataaaaaaattattcaCCTCCACAGTGCTTGGCCTTTTTGTTTAGTGCCATTTATCCTCCAAGGGCAAGGGCAATCTTCATCACCGGACTTGCAAAAAGCCCTATATATCGTCTTACATGACTTCTCTACTCATAAATCGAACTCCTTATTAATGGCAAATTGCCGCACTGCCAACTTGAACTCCTCCATTATTGGGCACAGTGTTCCTACCTCCATTGATGGGTTGTTCTTATCATATGAAATGACCATCTCACCTGGTACAACATCACTAGTAGGAATGGCAGCACCATCAATATCTTCCAATCTCATTATCATTCCCCTCTTCATCCAGTCGGCAATCAAAGCCTTGTGCAGGTATATTTGTTGCGCCCTCCTCTGTCAAGCCTAAAAGCTCATAAATCTGCGACTCACTCATAAGTGCAATACGACTTTCGTCATCATGTGTCTCCACTATTTGTATCGTATCCCAATCAACTCTTTCCATATTTTCCACATGATCTACTTAGGACCTAAACAAGTGAAATCAACTTTAACTAATATGTACTACTATCGTGGTAAAAAACAAACAGAAAGCATACAAGCATATATACCTTTGCACTTCAAGAACAGGAAGGTTGCACTCTACTGCCGGAAGAGGAGCAGTTGGAAGCAGCGATCTCGCTAGGGCTAGAGCAGTGGCCATGCCTTCTATCGGCTCGTCCAGACCTTTTGCTGGACCTTCTGCTGCCGTGTCCACGCCTTCTACTGCCGACGCGGCCATGCCCTCCACTGCCGGCGCGACCATGCCCTCAGCCAGCCCGTCCAGGCCAGAGGCGGCGATCACGGCCACACCAGAGGGCGGCGCGGCCAGGCCACAACCGGTCGGCGTGGCCACGCCTGAAGGCCGAGCAGCAGGGCCAGAGGCCGGCGCGGCTAGGGCACAGGCGGCCAGCCTAGGGTCAGCCAACGCGGCCACGCCTGAGGGCAGCGCGGTCAGGGCAGAGGCGGCCGGCGGCCCTTCTGGATCCGGTGGGGGTGAGTTCGTCTCCTCCATGGGCGGCGCGTCGAGGAGAAttgggcgggcggcggcggtcaGACGAAACGTCGGAAGATGAAACGAAACGTCGGGCTCATGCAAAAGGATACGTAAGGCCGGAAGGGTAAAAGAGTCAATTAAGgagcaaaatacatgtattttgattACCAAAGTCAAGAAATACAACAAATGTTATCTAAAACAAAGTGTCAGCATTTCAAGTGTTGTTTTAGCGAAGTCGACGATGGAAGCCCATTGTTTTAGTGCATTTGGGAAGGAGTGGCCGATCCCCATTCTCGTCGCCTCACGCGTGCGCGTGTGGTAGTGAGAAGCAAGCGGTGCGGCGCGGGAGCATGGAGGTTAGGTATGGCGGGCGCCGGCACACCGGATCCAGTTTCTACAGATCCTCGTCAGGTACCATCATCTCCTCTGGCTGGGTATGGGGGTCTGGCTATGGGTCTGGGTATGGCTACGTATTTTCCAGCTCTCGCCTCTCCTCTACCTCCATGGACACGGCCATGCACCTGCTGAACTTGTAGCTGGACGAGGACATGCGCTCCGAGTCCGTGAGAGGAACGGAGAGAAAGGATACCGAGTCTGTTGTTCATGGTGAACCAATCAACAAGAACCGCAGCGAAATGGAGGAGAAAGAGGAGCGGATCAAAAAAATTAAACGCCTGGTCCAGGAATTCGCCGCCGGTGATGCGCCGTCGGCAGAGTGGAGCATCAAAGGCGGCGGAGGCGACATGGGTGTCCTGGAGAGATGGTTCACGCAGCTGGGCGTCCCCTGGGTTCCCCAGTCCCCACCTAGCTGATCCGTGCACACTTGGGGCATCTGCAGGGGAACTCCAGCACACTTTGGGTGGTGCATGGAGCTGGATCCGTGCTCTCGCTGAAATCACTGAGACCATCCGCCTCATGACGTCTTTAGGCTCCATGCCCAGCATTTGTGAGGAAGTACCTGAGGCTGAGAATGGGGACGAATCTAGCATCCCGGATCAATTCCAGTTTGCAAAATTTATCAACGAAAACATGCTGAAGATGCTCACTTTTATTGACGTCATAGGCAGTGAAGTTGCTGTCAGACGTGCGGTGCCGATGCCATACGTGGACATGAAGCTAAACATCTTGCTCCGTGTGCGCTTTGCTCTGTCCAAAGCATTATCAGAGATCCGGCTGTTGTTCCATTCCCCAACCTCTGCACAGGTTGAAACGATGCAGGACGAGATAATCAGCCTCTTGTCAGCAAAGGAGGTcaatgttggggtttagtcccacatcgtgtagcgatggtgggggagcacaacatataaggcgggagaaacccccacctattaggctagtcttttgAGTTGGGAAGGTCCAAGACCTTATATGTTATAGCTCTGGTGGAcctaggacctgtgggagcgcaagctcgtggtaacgagccgggctggctgtaagccagctccaagatcatgaaatcggtggtcaccaccggtttcgACAGTCAAGGTGGATGAAATCATAAGGAGCGCAATGGAGCATATTATAACTCATGTCCTGCAGTCCATGGACGACGGCGACATCTTGCTTAGATCGCGAGAATCTGACTCCATGATCGTGGAGATGACGCCTTTTCTACAAGAAAGGCTCGTCAACTTATCAAAGTCATTTACAGATCAAGGCCTCGGTTTTTATTCTTTCTCAACGACTCATACTACATATGGGAGAAGCTCAGCGATCTAAACCTGCTATGTGGCGGCTACAGTACCCGCGAAGCTACAGTATCGGGAACTGTTCACGCCCACAAATGTGGCGGCTGGGGCTGCGAGGGAGACTAGAGGCCGGTAGAGGCCGGCCGAGGGCCTTGCCCACGGCCAAGCAAGATGGAAGagatttccttcttaattcttgcgATTAGATCGATACATCTTCTCCCCTTATATAGAGAGATTTACTTGACTCCCAAGCCAGACTTACTTGACCCTTAAGTaagcgacccttatctctaattaaccatAACACTAATGGGCTATACAGCCAACCCAGGTCCAATAGGCCCCGGACGTACTCTAACACTACACTCCACCTGGacatgcagctcgtcctcgagctgcaacCTAACGAAATTATAACGCTGACTCGACGGCACCTAAAAAAACAAGCATTTTACATCTTGGCTTATTTTATTATTCTCAACCTGAAATGGACTGGGACTCTTTATTTTTGACTCTGAACATAAGGTGGACACTATCCGCACGCCAAACCTGCATGTGTACAATCTCCTGGATCTCATGGACACCATCTAGATCTCATGGACACCATCTAGACGAAAGGGGTGCATGTGTATGGCCACCTGGAAGTGGTCGTAACAGCGACCAGCGGAGGCGCTCTCGCGGCGGCCAGTGGCAGAATGCGACGGCGCTACGCGGTGCGCTCTCGCTGGTGACCCCACGCCTTCTCCCCGCCAGACGGCTGTTGGTCTGCACCACACAGAGAAGAGCGGAGGGCTTTCGATGGAGAACGAGGTGGAGGGATGCACCTCCCCAACCGCCGACCACAGGGAAAATAGCATCTCCGCTGCCCGTGGGGGAAACCGCATGCCCGAGATCCCCGACGCAGCGGACGAGATCGAGGTCCTCCGCGCAGCGAAGCGCAACGTGGAGGAGCTGCGAAGGGGTGCAGGGCTGAATCAGCTGCAAATCGCGCATCTCCCGCACCCGCCGACGTGCTAGGAGGCTGCGCGTAGCAGCTTGTAGCCGCACCGTAGCCGACACCTGGCGGGTAAGCATCTTCCCCGCGAAGGGGTCCAGCAGTGGCTCATCGGCATCGGGAACTCCAACTTGTAGAAGCGCGGAGGGTGAGCGCCGTGGCTAACACCCGGAGCGGCTGGTTCTGGAGCAAAGGCTGCGGACGATGAGGCGCCGTGGTGGTGCTGCATGTTGCCGCCGTAGAGTAGAGGGCCATCAATGCCTCCATAGAAAAAACCCTCGGTGTAGGAGGGCTGCTGTACCGCTCCACCATAGTGGATCATGGCGCCTGTGGTAGGGGCTGGGGCAGCCAACGTCGTGGTCGCCGGAAACGTTGCCATCGTATACACCGGCCCTACCGTCAGGGCCAGGGCATAAGATGGGATCGGTGACGGGGAAGACGACATCCGGAGGAGATGGATGGGAACGCCCGTCGTGCTGGAGTAGGGCATCCCATACGGCAGCACCGCTGGCAGGGTGGTCGCAGCCGGttacggcggcggcgggggtagCTGCTATTGGTGTGGCGGCGGAGGAGGTGGCAGCTGGGGTTGTGGCTGCGGCTGGGGCGCATAGGGCCCGACGAGGAAGGCCCTAATGCCCGCCACGGCCTGCCCTAATTCCAGGATTGCGGCCGTCATCTGCTCCGGGGTGAGGACGAGGGCGGACGGCGCTGGGGCAGAGGGCACAATCGCCCATGAGGACGCCAGCAGTAGTGCCGACGTAGACGCTGGTGGCGACGGGTGGGTGTGCGGCAGCGGCGGGTGggaagaactcggtagagggctGGACATGATCGAACTAGAGATCTCTGATTCCATATTGTTATGTGGCGGCTACAGCACCCGCGAAGCTACAGTATCGGGTACTGTTCACGCCTACAATTGTGGCGGCTGGGGCTGCGAGGGAGGCTGGAGGCTGGCCAAGGACCTTGTCCACGATCGAGCAAGagggaagggatttccttcttaattcttgcttgattagatcgatacatctcctcttcttatatagagaggtttacttgactcccaGGCAAGGCTTACTTAACCCTTAAGTaagcgacccttatctctaattaaccctaacactaatggACTATACAGTCAAtccaggcccaataggcccctgaCGTACTCTAACAAAAACCACTCATCTCTCAACGTCTACGTGGCAGCCCTATATGACAAAGTCAATGAATATAAGGAGAGCTACTTACAAGTGTCTTGGGCACCACTGTTGAAATTCTTGTTCAGCACTAAACGTGTTCCCTTCTGGAAAATTTACAATCCACAGACTATGTTCGAGTCTGAGTTGAGGAAGACGTACACCACCCAGAAGCAGTGGAAGGTCCCAAATACTAAGCTGAAGATAAGTCTGCGCAAAGCTATCACCGAGATCATCAAACCAGACTATACAAAATACATAAATGATAACAATATTACCACCCCAAGAGTAACTCCCCAGGAGCTGGAAGAGATGTTGCAAGATCTATTCGAAGGATGATGAACAGAGTGCACCACTACACCAATGAAGTCACTATAGGTTCCGTTTGTGTTGGTTTCTGAAGATGTATGTGAAGCAGCCTAAACCTGAAGCATCATCAAACTTCACTTCACTATTTACGTATTTTTCCTTTCATTTTTCAAATAAATAAGGAACAGTGAAGAGTTGTGCACGTGTACCTTCTGCTTCCCCATAGGCTTTTGGTAGCATAAGTGATATTTATATGCTCTTCTTCGAATCAAAGCCTCCAGAACTGTCATTCTCGAGATGCATTGGTCTGCATTAACTGAAAACGTGGTTTATGCAAGTCTAGTCATTTTGTAGCTATATTGGATCTGTTCGGTCAAAGTGGCGCTAGAGCCTAGAGATGAACGCACCGGCCACACATTTGCTTCACTGTCGACGACACTGAATGCCTGCACGCAGATCCTCTGCAGTAGCAGAGAGGCACTGGTTGCGCTGCCAGCGACGATGTGCGCGGTTGTGTCTGAGCGCTGCTCTCACCTCGGCATTCACAACGTCCTCACTTGCCCATTGATCTAGTTGTCCTTTGTTTTGGAGTTGAGTTCTGGTTACCCAGCAGGTACTATCTCTACTAGCTAAAGCTAAACCTAAACATCTAACGGCTCTCGCCGGTTCTCTGTCTCTCCGGAGGTCGCCATACACTAGGACTTGGACTTGGACGAGGACAGGGCCTGGATTTTTTTGAACGAATTCATATAAGTAGAAACTAGA
The nucleotide sequence above comes from Miscanthus floridulus cultivar M001 chromosome 18, ASM1932011v1, whole genome shotgun sequence. Encoded proteins:
- the LOC136522051 gene encoding exocyst complex component EXO70B2-like, encoding MEVKSRDGGREQTGSSSSSGTIVSTTYCCTSSGSGSPLSSSSMDAAARHLSLGLRNEDGNVSWGETQEAKMQHIRSLVQEFVAASSSVNCSVRGGDMGAPVVERWLTELGVGWVLHLPSSASACELEHTSDVARTNWIRALREIVDTVGLTESLFPDHGLVDLDMDMPSIFEEQQQEGELFPDHGLVDLDLDMPSIFEEQEEEEEGGEGEEEAEAVSSVPDGQFQFARFIQETMLKMLSFVDVIVAMAIDPNGNNGVSALYQMLNVLLPVRGALSEALSEMGEVSFLPAPPSWEVERLLRAKNGNARDAIWSTMERIRTLILLEGIQTPHGTSDIHKTTRSVMGYINFLLNNYSTLHPIVSETAGLVKRVHQNGGHQHLDSMAMEITSCLEEELANISESFPDQGLRFLFLLNNSDLMRERLQDNSLNSSIQARVAALLSKVERYMERYLQVSWAPLLTCLFDPTPLCLFGYSLALPKFESELQKTYTTQKSWKVPDPELRTRLRTAIIDKIIPVYTKYVEDNKSTNPKISPQELEEMLQELFEG